Within Candidatus Dadabacteria bacterium, the genomic segment TAAAGCAGAAAGTTGTCGGCGAAAACCTTTTTCATCAATGTTTTCGTGTCGGAATCGATCTTAACTATGCCGAGCGGCCCATCGGCCTGCGGGGAAAGAAACGGAACGGAAACGGAGATCTTTCCTGCGTATTTTTCAACCGAGTACCCCTCGGGCGGATAAGTGTTTTCCAGAAAGTGCCCAGAAGCCATTTCGTCTTCCGGCTGTTTCATAAAAGTAACGCTGAAAAATTTGGGAGAGATCCCGAAAGTGTTAAACAGCTTCTCCCTGCCCAGCTTCTGGTCAAGAAAAAGATAGAACTCGTCACTTGTAGACCCCTCTCCGTGATCCTGATAGAAACTGGTCGCCTGGTCTCCTATGGTCTCGGCTATGGCTTTGGTTCTGGTGACAAAGTCTTTTTTTGCGTTATCAAACTGAAAATAGAACACCACTCCTATAAGGGCTATGATGCCCAGCTCAACCATTGATATTTTGAACAGCAGTCCAAATTTCTGGTTCAGGCGCATTTTACAAACTCTTCAAGTATCTTGCGTAGATTTTTGTCCTGTGAATGTCGGAGAAGCATGAACACCATTCCGGCAAAATCTTTTTTTATTTCTCCGTCAAGACTTCTGTAAAGCTTAAGGAGCATCTTCTCCTCGTTTGTGAGAACCTCGAGCTCCTGTTCTGATATGGCCTCTTTTTCGATAAATCTTTTGAGTCTTTCCGTCCTTGAGACGCTCCAGATTTCCTCAACCTTGACCCCCAAGATTGAAGATATTTGCTGGCAGCGGTCAAAAGAAGGTGCATCAACCTTTCCGGTTTCAAGCTGATGTATGTACACGCTCGAAACCTCAAGAGATCGAGCAAGGTTCTCCTGGGTAATCTTTCTTCTCTTCCTTATCCTCTTTAGATAATCTCCAAACTTCATTTAAAATCCCTCCGAGAATAAAATAGTCCTATATATGCCAAGTCTAACCTAATGTACATAACAAAACAATCCAGTCAGACCAACCTTAGATACAGAAGTTAAAACATAAGGAAAGAAGATGAGGGGTAAGGTCAGAACGATGCGCAGGTGGGATTGATTTCGCGCAGGACACCCTGTTGAGCAAATCTGCTTTTGTATCCTTCAATAATCCTGTCTATTCCGGGAGCAGAATCGGCATTTGGCGGAACAAGGATTATAAGTACCTTAGTGTCCTCTTTTATCAGATTTTCAGCGGCATCCGTGTACTGCCCATAGGCATCCAGAATGGTAAGACCGTCAGGAAACTCAACAGTTATGGTGTCTTCGAGAAACTCTTCCCATTGCTGATCACTCACGACTTGCCGATTGTCCGCATTCCCACGCCCGAAAAAAAGTCTATATTCGGTATAAGAATCGGTGCCGTCCGGACACGGGTTTGTCTGTGCCTCGGAAGAACATGAAAG encodes:
- a CDS encoding DUF3574 domain-containing protein, with the protein product MLKTLNQTVDALATVVALAACAFILSCSSEAQTNPCPDGTDSYTEYRLFFGRGNADNRQVVSDQQWEEFLEDTITVEFPDGLTILDAYGQYTDAAENLIKEDTKVLIILVPPNADSAPGIDRIIEGYKSRFAQQGVLREINPTCASF
- a CDS encoding helix-turn-helix domain-containing protein is translated as MKFGDYLKRIRKRRKITQENLARSLEVSSVYIHQLETGKVDAPSFDRCQQISSILGVKVEEIWSVSRTERLKRFIEKEAISEQELEVLTNEEKMLLKLYRSLDGEIKKDFAGMVFMLLRHSQDKNLRKILEEFVKCA